A stretch of DNA from Bos taurus isolate L1 Dominette 01449 registration number 42190680 breed Hereford chromosome 25, ARS-UCD2.0, whole genome shotgun sequence:
TCATGCAGTCTCCGTTTATTGGTGTCTCAGACCCATGCAGCATCGGCATACAAAAAGGGAGAATCAGATtgatgtatccttttttttttgtttgtttttagacttttaggtttttttccctacactttttttaggggaaaaaaaaaaaaaaacccgccaACTCCGAACCGTGTTGTGGCTCGGTCCCCGCCTCCCCAGCGGACTGTCGCGTGCAACAAACCTCTCTCGTCctcttagaaaataataatacacCTCTCCGCCCTTCCCTTGCTCCCTGCAGCTGGGAGCTTTGGTCCTGTTTTGGGGATTCTTTTTCTTACAAAGTACGTGAATGACCCCAGCTCCGACGAGTTCGCTGACTGGGTTAAAAAGCCCAGATGGGGCAGGTCAACTCAGGCTGACCAGGGAGGGTCAACAGCCGTGCCCCTCCGTTCTCCCAGGTGCGTGTTCGGAACACGCCACCCCTGCATGTCTCCAAACGAGGCCTGGCTTGCCAGCTCTGCGACCCCGAGGCACCCTGGGGGTCGTCCGGACCTGGGTGGTCCCAACAGAGAACAGTCGGAGCCCGGGCGAGAGAGCCCTCTCCTGacaccactcccctcccccagcccgaTCTAAGTGCTGGAGTTTTTGTAGAATAAACGGtggaggagggtggaggagagGATGCAGGAGGGAGAtgaggaggcaggaagaggaagggggcggagggtgtggggagggaagtggCGGTGAATAAGgtggggaggaagaaagggatgGGGGGAGGAAGCTGAGACAATGAATGTTGGGAAAGGGAGACCAGGATCGAGGTGCAGGAAATTTGGGGAGGTTGTAGTGCAGGAAGGTTGGGGAGAGATGCAGGGAGGCTGAGAGCACAGAGAGATGGGGAGATGTTTAGGGAGGATTCCAAAAGTGCAGGAAGTGCAAGGATAGGGAAGCCGAGAGGCTGGAGGGGGTGCAGGCAGAAGTGCAGGGAGGTTGGAAACAGTGCAGGGAGAAGGGAGGCCTACtgttggcagaggagcctggcaggatgcagGAGCAGGAAAGAAGCTGTAAACAAGGCCGCTCAGGCTCCCTTGGTCCCTATGGGTGCGGGCCTGGGCCATGGATTGGGCTCCCCCCAGGGGAGGATGGGCCCAAGGCAGCTCCCAACAGGAGAAAAAGTCTTGGAATGCAGGGCAGAGCCCCTCACTTATACactgtgggagaggagagggagggacagacagagacggtggggcaggggggtggggggagacaaGGAGAGACAAAGAAGTAGGGAGGACAGACAGGAGAGAGCAGGGGCAGGGGTTAGTAAAGCCGCCCTTGCCAACCCTTCCATTCCTCCCAGCCTGTCCCAGACCCCCACTCACCGCCTAAGTTGATGACGCAGGAGGCGATAATGATGAGGATCCCCCCTACCAGTGCCACGATGCTTAAGAGCTTGGCCACACGACCCAGACGCTGGGCCCCATCCACGTCCCCCTGTTGCAAGCTGTTTCGGGACTGGGGTTAGAGTGAGGTGGGGGGGCACCAGCCCAGGTCAGGAAATGCCAACCAGGCAGAGATCGGGTGTAAGAGTCATCCAGAGGAGACAGGCCAGCCGGTGGACAGTGGTTAAGGGAGGAAGGGGGTTgagaggcagcaggagaaggcacAGGTCAGTAAGACTGTGTGAAATGTCtcaacttccctcccacctgatGGGGTAGGGCTCAGAAGGTGAAGTCCCAGGGAGAGGTGAGCAAAGGCCCAGTAATTGGGAAGTGAGATCCatgcagagaggggaggggaggtggggttACTCCTGGGGCTGTGTCCCAGCACAGGGCAGGAAACTGGGAACCACTGCAGGCCCGGGCCAGGCAGGGTTCCCTGGGGCTCACCATGACGGCATAAGCGAAGGCCACGATGTTGACAGGCCACATGGGGCAGAAGCAGGACAGGATGGCGAGGATGATGTAGTCCCGAGGTTTCTGGGTGCCTTCACCCCCCTCTACCCCAGATCCTGCGAGCTGGGAGCTAGGGTGGCGGCTCAGGCTTCCTCGGGGAGATCCCGAATGCCCACTGTGAGCCTTTCCTAGTCGATCCTCCTCCACCAGCTGCTGCAGCACACGGGGTGGGGCCCCATTGGCTGGGGGGGTCTTTGTGGAGGGTGGTGAGTGAGGCTGGGGGGCTAGACCCTCTTCCCCATCGCCATCACCAGCCTGCAGGGGAACCACTGCCCCATTCTCCTGCTTTTCTCCCATGCTCTCGCTCAGGATCTCAGAGGTGGGCTCCTCCTGGGCAGGGGGCTCTGGCTGAAGGGCTGGTGTGGAAGTGGACTGGGAAGCTGGCTGGGGCTCTGGCTGGGGTTCTGGCTGGGGGGCAGGCTCTGAGGCTGGCTCAAGCGGGGCTGCGGATTCCAGGTTGGATTCCGGGTCTGCAGTGGCCTCTTTCCTCACTTCGGGTTTGGATGCTAGCTCTTGGCATGTTTCTTCAGTGCTGGAGTTGGCCTTTGCTTCCCCTCCTGGGCTTGAGCTGAGGTTTCTGGCCTGAGCTGCTTCAGGGACCCCGGTTGGGGTCTCTGTGGTTTCTGGAGCCAGCCCAACCTTGGGTTCTGAGTCCCCAGGGGCCCCCATGACGTCTGGGGCTGGCTGCAGGGTCTCTGGCTCATCTGAGACCCCAGCTGGGACCTGGGGAGAGCCAGTTCGGCCTTCAGAATGGCCAGGCCCTTCTCCCTGGGTCTGGGGACCCTCCTCTACCCCCTTAATCTCAGAGACCTCAGAGCTGCTAGCTGCCATCTTGAgacaggagaggggagagggcctCTGAGGGAAGGATGGAACGGCACTGAAGACAGCAGCAAATCCTGCAAGAGGAGGAGACAGGCTTGGTGTGAGGAGGGAAGAGGTAGCTTTCAGCGCTGCAGCCCAAGAGAGCGATGCTCCTGTCTCAGGGCCAGCCTTGGGCTGCCtctggggaaaaggaagaaaagttggggtttcctttgctttgggGTGGGACATCTTTGGGGAGGAGTGCTCTGCTCAGGCTTCTGGTTGGAGAGCCCTGGGAATATGAACCCTTTTGTAAACAAGGTTTCTCCACGGTCTCTTCCTGGGTCCACCCAACAAGATCCAAACTCATCCTAGCAGATACCACAGCACCCCAAAATCAACAAGCTGTTCAGACTCGGACGTTCCGATAGGCAGACTGGGCAGAGGACCCCGAAACTCACATTCCACTCTCTCTGCAGCCTCCCTTCCTGCCTGGGCGCCCAGCCGGTGCGGTTTTCGTGCTGCGCTTTTGGGGCGTAGACGCCCGCGCCCCTCCCTCGGGGACCTGGGCATCTCCACTGAGCCCCTTCCCAGCCCCTCTCCCAGGGATTCCCTCGCCCCCGGGGGACCGGCGCCGTCTCCTCCCATTGGCGTGGCGCGCCCAGCACCACCCGTCAGTCCATCAGGCGCCCGCATTCCGGTACAGCCTTCCCGGCGTCCGCTGTCTGTCCGTCCACTCCTACCCGCAGCTTCAGTCAGTCCATTCCCGTCTCACCTCGACGCCGGCCTCCAGACTGCTCCGGCtactgccgccgccgccgccaccgccgcggTTGCAGCCGCCGCAGCCCGGGAGGGAGCAAGTCAgcgagggaggaagggaggcggCGGGTCTCCCCTCCCCTCGGCTCATCCCCTCCTCTCAGGTCCCCTCCCCTACGCTTCGCTGCCGCGCACCGCCCCCGCCCCTTGCACGGCTCCCGCCCCTCCCGGCCAGCCGGAGGGAGCCACGCGTGCCAGGCCCCGCGTTACCTGGGCAACCAGCCGGGGGACCACTCGCGCGGCTCCCTAGCCCTTCCCCCGCGCGCCTCCTCGGGGTGCCCCCTTCCCAGGCCCCGGGCCCCTCCCGCCAACGGTCACCGGGGGTCCTGGCAGAGGCAGGGGGTCAGGGGAAGCGGAGAGGGGCCTCCGAGGAGACTGGACCAGTGAGACAGGCAGGACCAGGTGGAGGCACCCCTGccagcaggaagggaagggagatgaGGCCAAACTTGGGAGAGGCTGCAGAGGATGATCAGGGTGGAGTTTCCAGAAGGGAGCCTGCAGAACGACAAGTCCCTCTACCGCcaaggaagcagcagcagcagaaatgggTAATGGAAGGCTCAAGAAAAGGGTCCCTGGAAGGGTCAGAGCAGTGACTGGGAAGGGAATTCCAAGGGGCAGGATGGAGGGTGCAAGAGCAGTCTGGAACAACAGGAGGCTGGGTAAGAGCAGGGTGGACCACACCAAGAATGAAGAGGATGAGTGGGGAGAAGTGCAGTTTTTATTCTCCACGTCTTTGTTACCAGTCCTAGGGCTGAGTTGCCCAGTCTTTCCACAGCTACATCATCCATCACCTCTCAGGGCCTTAAGAGTGCAGGTATTGGGCTGGGGTGTGAGCAGCAGGCAGTGGGTCTGGACCGAAGGGGAAAAGCAGCATTTATGTCCAGCAACTGTTTGGGTTTCTGACCCAGGCCTCTTCAAACCTCCAGGGGCTATTCTGGGCCTGGGTGGATTGAGTATTCCCCAGAGACTCCGGAGTCCTGGAACTTGCTCCCCCGCAGCCTAGGAGCCTCAGCCCCACCCTGAATCTGGACTGCCTCCGCTGGTGCTGCCTCTGGGGAAGGAGCCGGAGCCCCAGAGCTGCACAGGGCTGAGCAAGGCTGCAACTGACTGACCAACTGCAGGCCTAAGAACTCCCTTGGGGGTGGGAACAGGGGGTTTGGTGAGAGCAATTCATTCATTGAGTCTGAGAcaggtttttatttaaaatttattgtaatGGGGTCCGCGCAAAAGGAGGGGGTGAAGGGTGGGGAACATGCAGGGGACACCGGAACACGATGACATGGCCAGGGCCACAGCTTCTGTCGTGGGGGAGAGGGATGAAAAGAAAAGGCCAGGGCTGGAGCTGGGGtggaagagggaagggggagacACTGTGGCtgcattccccccacccccaggaagcACCTCTAGTCCCTGGATACCTCCATTTACCCTGGCCCCTAGGATTCCATCTCTTGTCCTGCCTCTGGCCCTAGTGGCTCCTTCTTTTGCTCCCCTTGACTTGTTTTCCCCTGACAGATTCTTAAGCAGGATGATGTTCAGGGCCTGACCCCAAACAACCCCACCTGATGAAGGTACAACCTTTGCTTTCTGCCCCTTCTCAGATCTCACCTTTCCCCATCTCTGGGACAGAATCTTTgatttccctccttcctctcctccctccccctggaaaaaaaaaaaaaaaaagcaccaactCCCCAGGGAGGGGCAGCAGACAATAGGGGCAGGGGCACCGGAAGGAGGAGAGCAAGGACCATCGAGGGAGAAGGCTCACAATCCCtggaagggcagggcagggggtcacagagaggagAGGGGGTGAGGGCAGTGGCCACTCCTGTCCTCTGCTCCCCCCTGCCCACTGTCCAGGGGACTTCAACACAACCAAGGGAACAGGTGTGTGTGGGGTCAGGTCTCatagggaggagagaggagcaggAGAAACAAATCGTTAAAACCTAGCGAATTCCCCTAAGAAaacatttcttcctcctttccttctggaggctccttGGTTGGTGGGGGAAGTAGTGAGGAGTTGGTGGGAAAAGAGAGGGGAAGAGGAGATGGTACCGAGGGACTTTCCTccattctcccctctcccccccaCCAACTTGGAGCTCACCAGGGCTGGGAGGGAAGTGGCTGAGAGCTCACAGGCACCCCCTCGGCCCCAGAGAGGGAGCCCACGCCTGTGGGTGgggctgccactgctgctgctgccgctgccgctgccgctgccgccgccgccattGGACAGACCTCACCTGCCATTGGACAGACCTCACCTGTACCTGCAGGATGAGAACCACCAGGAGATCACAGCGCGATCTGAATGGCAAGAGCCTTGCCCCTTGCCCCAGGTGCCCTCCCCTGGGACACAGCCGTTGCTCACTCCCTGTTAAGATTTCGGCCTGCATCCTTACCTCATTCTGCTGAAAGGccctccctggtcccagaagtCTCCCTAACTTGGGGATAGCTGGGCATCCCTGGCCTTCCTAATATCCCCTATTGGGTCCTGTGAGCCCCCTCGTCCCAcgcaccccatcccaccccccccAGCCATGCCCCACGCCTTGCCTGGTGGGTGCGGGGGTCCCCCTCAGCAGGTGGGCTGTGGCTGGGGGGCATCTCCCGGGACAGGGGGGGCGGCCCCCCCCAGATGGGTCTGCATGTGGCCGGCCAGCTGGGCAGGGGTCTTGCAGTGCACGCTGCACAGCTTGCACAGGATGCGGTCAGCCCGCGGGGCCTGGAGCCCATGGTCCTTCACCGCGTGGATGCGCAGGTATGCTGCCGTGGTGAAGCCTATTAGGGGGGTggatggggatggggggtgggggtcagccaggtggagaccccagagacgggGTTGTTCTCCTAGGCTGGGGACGCCCTCCTCAGATGGCCCTGTCCTCCTCCCACCACATCCTTGGTAGCCTGGGGCCAACTACTCtgctggggctgggggcggggaacAGCCCCCCGAGTATGGGAACTGGGTGAATGGTGTTGGCTTCTGGGCCTTGGTGTCCCCAGAGTCCATTCTCTGTGGCTGGGGGATCTCTCCCGGGGTGACAGGACACTGATTCCTAGCCACTTGAAGAGTTGACCCTCAGCAGAGAcggctgtgtcccctccctccagtGCCCCATACAGTCTCAGCCCAGTTACTCAGTGGAGTGAATTTGTTTAAAAGCAGCTCCCTCTGCTACTGAGACAGGGCGAGTACTTTGTAAATCTCTGCCAACGTACTCCACTTGCCCCAGGAGCTGAAGACAAGAACTTGTGGCTGCACAGCTGAAACCTTGCCTGCCAACCCGTGGGAACTGGCTCTCTTGACCACTCCTTCCTCAAAGCAGTCgtgccccctcccatctccccacacacacccaggAGTTGACTCTTTCTGGTAGATCATCTCCTCCAGCAATGACATCTTAGAACTTAGTGATGTTCAGTCGTCCCAACGTTCCTTCATGTGCTTTCTAAAGGGCTCTAGATGCCACGAGCTCTTGGCTACAGCACCTTTAACCCACATCTGTGGAAGGGCCTCTGGTTTTGTCCCCACCCTCTGTCCCTGGCCCTCCCGGCATCTCTCAGCATGTACCTTTGTTGCAGAGCTCACAGACATGGTGAGGGCCCTGGCTGTGCACCTTCATGTGGTCCGAAATATAAGCCGAGCTCAACATCTTGCCACACACATGACATGGCACCTTCTCCTCGTGTCGTACTGTGTGGGCCCGCAGACGATCCTTCGTAGCAAAAGCTGCCTCACATttctggggaggggggaggggcgtGGGGGGTGTCAGGAGAGTTAAAGCTTCGGGGAGTGGGGCGAGGGGGGCAAGAGGTTAAAGGAATCAGAGCCTTGGGGGTCTTTGATCTGTAGGAAATGGGAGTGAGATGATGAGGCCTTGAAGAAGGGATGAGAAAATGgagtgaaaaagcaaaaaagaagagagagaaaaaggggcTCTGAGAGGCTGAACTCAGACAACTACAATGAGGATCAAAATCATGAAAATCAGGACAGGAGGAGGCGGGCTTCCTACCTCACATTTGAAGGGCCGTTCTGTTGAGTGCACTTGTCTGACGTGACTGTTGAGGTGATCCGGCCTGGGGACACGTTGGGTTTGGGGTTAGGGCCCTGGGGTGTGGATGGGTCCCCGAGTCTGCCTAACTCGGCCCATCAAGCATTTGCAAGGGTCCCTGCATTTTCTCCCAAGCCCAGGGATTCAGAGTCCAGGTCAGGCAGGAAATCCCTCCTCTCGCTCTAGGCGGCCTCGGCCTCCTCCCACTCGAAGCACTCCTACAACCGAAGGACCCACCTCCTTTTGCTAAGGACCACCCCCTGCTCCCTGGTAaccgggagaggcttgcctccctcctccctgggagTGGCTCCCCGGCCCCATCCTCAGAAagctccctccctccccgccaGCCGAGGCCAGGCCACCTCCACCGCCGGCCTTCCCGCCCTCCCCACCCGCCCAGGGGGCGGCCGAGGCCGTGCACACCGGGAGAAGCTCTTGCCACAGTGGGAGCAGTTGTAGGGCTTGTGCACAGCGCCGTCATGTGAGCGCACGTGGTAGCTCATGCGGTCCTTGCGCTTGAAGCGCTGCTGGCACACCGGGCACTGGTAGGGCTTCTCGTCCGAGTGCGACAGCTTGTGTCGGTTCAGGTGGTACACATCGCGGAAGGCCTTGCCGCACATCTCGCAGGCGTGGTTCTTCCGGATGCGCTTTCCCGAGGCGGTCGTGGTCACCACGCCACCGGCGGCCACTGCGGCCGCTCCGCCGCCGGCGCccgcctctccccctcccccgccggcTCCGCTCAGTTGGGGCACGCTCAAGAGGCTTAGGGGCACCATGGTGGGCATCTTCATAGCACCCGAGGGGACCCGGCCGGCTTTGGCTCCGGTGTGGATGGCCTCGTGCCTTCGGAGGTTGTAGCCGTTCTTGAACTCCTTGGCGCACAGGGCGCAGATGTAGGGCCCCTTGCTCTTTGTCTTCTTCTCCAAGGCAGATGCGACCGGGGCCACGGCGACCGTCGAGGTTGGGGCAACGACGGCGGTGGCCGCGGCTGCGGCGATGGTGGCGGCAGAGACAGGGGGCGCGGCCTCGGCGGCGGGCGCCGACACCGGCGGGGGCGGCGGAGGAGGCGCCGGGGGCTGCTTCAGAGCCGCTGTGTCCACAGTGGAGGCGGCGGCTGGGGCCGGGGGCGCAGCAGCaacggcggcggcggcagcggcagcggcggcggcagccgCGGCCGCGGCGGACTCCTGGGCGGCGGCGAGGACCGGGAGCAAGTCCACCTGGAGGGGCTCGGCCGCCGGGGCCTGGGGCGTGGGTGGGGGCGCCGGCGCGGCCTGCGAAGACAAGGCGCCGTGTGGGCCGCGGCCGCGGGTCGGCGCCCTCCCGGCCCGGCCCGCCACGGCCGGCCCCTACTCACCTGGAATGGACTCTGGGCGCAGCCCTGGGAGGCAAAGAAGCGGGACTGGAGCTCAGCCCCGACCTGCAGGGGGTTCTGGGCGTGACCCTGAGGTGGCGGGAAGGAGTTCATGAGGCCGCCCACCCCCCGGGAGTCCAGGCCCAGCACGGGGAAGGGGGGGGCCAGCAGCGTGCAAGGGAACACGGGGAACATGGCCTCGGCCACGGCGGGGCCCCCGGGGCTCAGCGGGGGCCGGGGGCGCGGGCCGCACGGGGCCCGGGCTCGGGGCGCCGCCCCCGGCCGGCCGGGCTGGGCCGCGCCGAACGCATGGCCCGCGGGCCGCCCCGCCGCCCGCGCACCCCGGccggcgggagggagggaaggagggcgcCTGGCGGGCCGCGGAGCGCGGCGGCGACGGCGGCGGCGACGCCCCCT
This window harbors:
- the PRRT2 gene encoding proline-rich transmembrane protein 2 isoform X1, translating into MSHPKAKETPTFLPFPQRQPKAGPETGASLSWAAALKATSSLLTPSLSPPLAGFAAVFSAVPSFPQRPSPLSCLKMAASSSEVSEIKGVEEGPQTQGEGPGHSEGRTGSPQVPAGVSDEPETLQPAPDVMGAPGDSEPKVGLAPETTETPTGVPEAAQARNLSSSPGGEAKANSSTEETCQELASKPEVRKEATADPESNLESAAPLEPASEPAPQPEPQPEPQPASQSTSTPALQPEPPAQEEPTSEILSESMGEKQENGAVVPLQAGDGDGEEGLAPQPHSPPSTKTPPANGAPPRVLQQLVEEDRLGKAHSGHSGSPRGSLSRHPSSQLAGSGVEGGEGTQKPRDYIILAILSCFCPMWPVNIVAFAYAVMSRNSLQQGDVDGAQRLGRVAKLLSIVALVGGILIIIASCVINLGGPDDPQGASGSQSWQARPRLETCRGGVFRTRTWENGGARLLTLPGQPELTCPIWAF
- the PRRT2 gene encoding proline-rich transmembrane protein 2 isoform X4, with the protein product MAASSSEVSEIKGVEEGPQTQGEGPGHSEGRTGSPQVPAGVSDEPETLQPAPDVMGAPGDSEPKVGLAPETTETPTGVPEAAQARNLSSSPGGEAKANSSTEETCQELASKPEVRKEATADPESNLESAAPLEPASEPAPQPEPQPEPQPASQSTSTPALQPEPPAQEEPTSEILSESMGEKQENGAVVPLQAGDGDGEEGLAPQPHSPPSTKTPPANGAPPRVLQQLVEEDRLGKAHSGHSGSPRGSLSRHPSSQLAGSGVEGGEGTQKPRDYIILAILSCFCPMWPVNIVAFAYAVMSRNSLQQGDVDGAQRLGRVAKLLSIVALVGGILIIIASCVINLGVYK
- the PRRT2 gene encoding proline-rich transmembrane protein 2 isoform X3, with product MSHPKAKETPTFLPFPQRQPKAGPETGASLSWAAALKATSSLLTPSLSPPLAGFAAVFSAVPSFPQRPSPLSCLKMAASSSEVSEIKGVEEGPQTQGEGPGHSEGRTGSPQVPAGVSDEPETLQPAPDVMGAPGDSEPKVGLAPETTETPTGVPEAAQARNLSSSPGGEAKANSSTEETCQELASKPEVRKEATADPESNLESAAPLEPASEPAPQPEPQPEPQPASQSTSTPALQPEPPAQEEPTSEILSESMGEKQENGAVVPLQAGDGDGEEGLAPQPHSPPSTKTPPANGAPPRVLQQLVEEDRLGKAHSGHSGSPRGSLSRHPSSQLAGSGVEGGEGTQKPRDYIILAILSCFCPMWPVNIVAFAYAVMSRNSLQQGDVDGAQRLGRVAKLLSIVALVGGILIIIASCVINLGVYK
- the PRRT2 gene encoding proline-rich transmembrane protein 2 isoform X2 yields the protein MSHPKAKETPTFLPFPQRQPKAGPETGASLSWAAALKATSSLLTPSLSPPLAGFAAVFSAVPSFPQRPSPLSCLKMAASSSEVSEIKGVEEGPQTQGEGPGHSEGRTGSPQVPAGVSDEPETLQPAPDVMGAPGDSEPKVGLAPETTETPTGVPEAAQARNLSSSPGGEAKANSSTEETCQELASKPEVRKEATADPESNLESAAPLEPASEPAPQPEPQPEPQPASQSTSTPALQPEPPAQEEPTSEILSESMGEKQENGAVVPLQAGDGDGEEGLAPQPHSPPSTKTPPANGAPPRVLQQLVEEDRLGKAHSGHSGSPRGSLSRHPSSQLAGSGVEGGEGTQKPRDYIILAILSCFCPMWPVNIVAFAYAVMSRNSLQQGDVDGAQRLGRVAKLLSIVALVGGILIIIASCVINLGGPLP
- the MAZ gene encoding myc-associated zinc finger protein isoform X2; this encodes MFPVFPCTLLAPPFPVLGLDSRGVGGLMNSFPPPQGHAQNPLQVGAELQSRFFASQGCAQSPFQAAPAPPPTPQAPAAEPLQVDLLPVLAAAQESAAAAAAAAAAAAAAAVAAAPPAPAAASTVDTAALKQPPAPPPPPPPVSAPAAEAAPPVSAATIAAAAATAVVAPTSTVAVAPVASALEKKTKSKGPYICALCAKEFKNGYNLRRHEAIHTGAKAGRVPSGAMKMPTMVPLSLLSVPQLSGAGGGGGEAGAGGGAAAVAAGGVVTTTASGKRIRKNHACEMCGKAFRDVYHLNRHKLSHSDEKPYQCPVCQQRFKRKDRMSYHVRSHDGAVHKPYNCSHCGKSFSRPDHLNSHVRQVHSTERPFKCEKCEAAFATKDRLRAHTVRHEEKVPCHVCGKMLSSAYISDHMKVHSQGPHHVCELCNKGTGEVCPMAGEVCPMAAAAAAAAAAAAAVAAPPTGVGSLSGAEGVPVSSQPLPSQPW
- the MAZ gene encoding myc-associated zinc finger protein isoform X4, whose product is MDPGNWSSFIFQGHAQNPLQVGAELQSRFFASQGCAQSPFQAAPAPPPTPQAPAAEPLQVDLLPVLAAAQESAAAAAAAAAAAAAAAVAAAPPAPAAASTVDTAALKQPPAPPPPPPPVSAPAAEAAPPVSAATIAAAAATAVVAPTSTVAVAPVASALEKKTKSKGPYICALCAKEFKNGYNLRRHEAIHTGAKAGRVPSGAMKMPTMVPLSLLSVPQLSGAGGGGGEAGAGGGAAAVAAGGVVTTTASGKRIRKNHACEMCGKAFRDVYHLNRHKLSHSDEKPYQCPVCQQRFKRKDRMSYHVRSHDGAVHKPYNCSHCGKSFSRPDHLNSHVRQVHSTERPFKCEKCEAAFATKDRLRAHTVRHEEKVPCHVCGKMLSSAYISDHMKVHSQGPHHVCELCNKGTGEVCPMAGEVCPMAAAAAAAAAAAAAVAAPPTGVGSLSGAEGVPVSSQPLPSQPW
- the MAZ gene encoding myc-associated zinc finger protein isoform X3; translated protein: MDPGNWSSFIFQGHAQNPLQVGAELQSRFFASQGCAQSPFQAAPAPPPTPQAPAAEPLQVDLLPVLAAAQESAAAAAAAAAAAAAAAVAAAPPAPAAASTVDTAALKQPPAPPPPPPPVSAPAAEAAPPVSAATIAAAAATAVVAPTSTVAVAPVASALEKKTKSKGPYICALCAKEFKNGYNLRRHEAIHTGAKAGRVPSGAMKMPTMVPLSLLSVPQLSGAGGGGGEAGAGGGAAAVAAGGVVTTTASGKRIRKNHACEMCGKAFRDVYHLNRHKLSHSDEKPYQCPVCQQRFKRKDRMSYHVRSHDGAVHKPYNCSHCGKSFSRPDHLNSHVRQVHSTERPFKCEKCEAAFATKDRLRAHTVRHEEKVPCHVCGKMLSSAYISDHMKVHSQGPHHVCELCNKGFTTAAYLRIHAVKDHGLQAPRADRILCKLCSVHCKTPAQLAGHMQTHLGGAAPPVPGDAPQPQPTC
- the MAZ gene encoding myc-associated zinc finger protein isoform X1, which produces MFPVFPCTLLAPPFPVLGLDSRGVGGLMNSFPPPQGHAQNPLQVGAELQSRFFASQGCAQSPFQAAPAPPPTPQAPAAEPLQVDLLPVLAAAQESAAAAAAAAAAAAAAAVAAAPPAPAAASTVDTAALKQPPAPPPPPPPVSAPAAEAAPPVSAATIAAAAATAVVAPTSTVAVAPVASALEKKTKSKGPYICALCAKEFKNGYNLRRHEAIHTGAKAGRVPSGAMKMPTMVPLSLLSVPQLSGAGGGGGEAGAGGGAAAVAAGGVVTTTASGKRIRKNHACEMCGKAFRDVYHLNRHKLSHSDEKPYQCPVCQQRFKRKDRMSYHVRSHDGAVHKPYNCSHCGKSFSRPDHLNSHVRQVHSTERPFKCEKCEAAFATKDRLRAHTVRHEEKVPCHVCGKMLSSAYISDHMKVHSQGPHHVCELCNKGFTTAAYLRIHAVKDHGLQAPRADRILCKLCSVHCKTPAQLAGHMQTHLGGAAPPVPGDAPQPQPTC
- the MAZ gene encoding myc-associated zinc finger protein isoform X5, whose amino-acid sequence is MFPVFPCTLLAPPFPVLGLDSRGVGGLMNSFPPPQGHAQNPLQVGAELQSRFFASQGCAQSPFQAAPAPPPTPQAPAAEPLQVDLLPVLAAAQESAAAAAAAAAAAAAAAVAAAPPAPAAASTVDTAALKQPPAPPPPPPPVSAPAAEAAPPVSAATIAAAAATAVVAPTSTVAVAPVASALEKKTKSKGPYICALCAKEFKNGYNLRRHEAIHTGAKAGRVPSGAMKMPTMVPLSLLSVPQLSGAGGGGGEAGAGGGAAAVAAGGVVTTTASGKRIRKNHACEMCGKAFRDVYHLNRHKLSHSDEKPYQCPVCQQRFKRKDRMSYHVRSHDGAVHKPYNCSHCGKSFSRPDHLNSHVRQVHSTERPFKCEASSSHSHFLQIKDPQGSDSFNLLPPSPHSPKL